In Plasmodium falciparum 3D7 genome assembly, chromosome: 1, the genomic stretch atatcatacgAATTTGAAGAtgttaatataaacaaatgtaataaaaattataattcaaataatgatagtatgcaaaataacaatattaaagacaaaaaagaagaaaaaaaaaaaaagatacatataacaaatattttaatacatgATGGTGCTCGTCCTTTCTTATCAGAAATTGATTtctttaatttaatttattattccactttagataaaaatgttatattagGTTCAAAAGCTACAGATACTATAAAATTGATACAacatgaagaagaaaataaaaaaaagacaactagcccttttattaaaaaaactaTAGATAGAGATACCATATTCCAAGCACAAACACCACAAATATTTGATAGTAAAACGttgcataataatatattaacatatatacttccaatgaaaaataatgaaaaaaaaataaaacaaacaaatataaatattataaatgataataattatcccAACAGTGAACAACAACATAATAAACAATTTACGGATACCTCTTCtttatatcaatattttaataaatcaaaaaaaaaaaaaatttttgtgTTACAATCAAATTTTCCTAATTTTAAAGTAACTACACCAGAAGATGTTTtacattcattttttcttatgaaatatatttataattataaatttattgatATAGAAGAAAGTATATTTaaagatgaatatataaattcccATTCaagttatatattaaaaaagcagtttaataatttctttttctatgatgctttaaatgaaaaacaaaaaatactATATcacaaattttattattcttcaaaatgaaatgataaatttttagtatattatatatatatatatatatatatatatatatatatatatatataaatatatacatcgCATTCTTAAATTCGATATGAATatgtttcctttttttttttatattttaaaagagaAATATTTTCAATGTTTAGGAATATGTGATATTGCCCATTCAGGCatcacatataatatatatatatatatatatatatttatttatttatttatttattcatttattttatttttttgttcttaatcattaattaatatatatatatatatatatatatatatacaattttgtcagtattatattttttatattttcaatttttttttttttttgtcaccTTAAAAAGACAaaccatatataaatttttattgtataaaaaaaatatatatatattaaatgagtcgtataacatatataagaataaatttGTTATATGTACAAggcatattataatatataatatatatatatatatattataagcaTTTCCTTttgaatatacaaataataaaaaaagtatatataatatttattaactcGTTaccctctttttttttttttttttttttttttaatttataatatttccttATTCTCACCtgtaattattaatttttattttcagaAGAATAATACATTAGGAAgcacttttatttttttttttttttttcctttttttaaaaaaaaaaaagagcaaATTTAATTATTGTGTATAcggaatatattaattatatgatatcattaaatatatacaaataaaattatataataatttaaggAATACacacaagaaaaaaataagaagaaatatattattataatatatattatgtatcaTTTAAAAACACCTAATTAAGaaagtgtatatatatatatatatatatatataagaaagaatataatataataaaattcagaataaaaaatatacatatttttatctcatattgtaattttttatacataaacttctttatatatatatataatatatatttattttttattttctcaaCTACCATAAAGTGTAAAAAGATGAGCAGAAAAAATCAAACTATGATAAGGAACCCTAATCCTCGAAGTAAAAGAAACGAATTAAATGAAGAACAAAAATTAGAAATTAAGGAAGCTTTTGATTTATTTGATACAAACGGCACtggtaaataataaataataaataataaataataaataagcaaataaacaaataaataaataaataaatatatatatatatatatatatatatatgtacatatatttatttatttataatacccTTATTTAAATATCAACAATTAAATGATTTAATGTTGTCCATATtttgtaattatttttttttttttattttaggaAGAATTGATgcaaaagaattaaaagtTGCAATGAGAGCTTTAGGATTCGAaccaaaaaaagaagatgtaatttttcataaataaaataaaaacaaaaaaaaattatatacatatatatatatatatatatagacacACATCAtgtttatcatattatatattgcaaaataaaatcataattaaaaaagaaaaacaaaggaattttttttttatatctttacaatatataacataattttaataaattcatGTTTATCTTTTacactttatatatttattttatttaagataaggaaaataatatcTGATGTTGATAAAGATGGATCTGGTACAATTGACTTTAATGACTTTTTAGACATTATGACAATAAAAATGGTACTACcctaaaaataataaataataaaatatgatatacacatttatatgaacatatatatatatatatatatatatatatatatatcttattagAGTGAAAGAGATCCTAAGGAGGAAATACTAAAAGCTTTCCGATTATTTGATGATGATGAGACTGGAAAAATCTCCTTCAAAGTATTAActcatttattaaattaaatacatCAAATTGTATCTTTTGTTTGTTTGgttgtttatttgtttatttatttatttatttttaattttttttttttttttttttttttttcatgttaGCTAGCTAAAATATAACTagctattttttatatttattattatattattattttttttttttttttttgtatagaATTTAAAACGTGTAGCAAAAGAACTTGGAGAGAATATTACTGATGAGGAAATTCAAGAagtaaaaaaggaaaaaatggaaatacacaaaaatatatattttataatatatatatatatttatatatacatatcatatatataattttttcattttattttttatacaacAGATGATAGACGAAGCAGACAGAGATGGAGACGGAGAAATTAATGAAGAAGAATTTATGAGAATTATGAAAAAGACCAACTTAttttaaatgtttttttttttttttttttttatttattgttataCATCTTACtacttataatataatatagtatgaataataataatttacaaaaaaaaacacaaaaaaaaataaatgttttattcttttgacaaatattttattattaaacattttcccttttgaaaataaaaaaaaaaaaaaaaaaaaaaaaaaaaaaaaattatatatatctattaatatatatatatatatatatatatatatatatatttatttatttatttatttatttatctatttatCTATGTGTAATTTCCTTATAATATTCCTATTTTTATcgataaaattattattcctATTTCTTTTCCCTCTCAAATTTGATTTCATCTCCAATgtgaattcttttttttttttttttgaattgcTTTTTCCTTGGGTAAGAAAATTGTTCAGGAGCATTTTCTTCGATTTGGTTAATTCTGGCATCTAGTTTATCTAGTAAGGCTTCATCAAATATTAATAGATTTTCATAgatctttttaataattttgagATATTGTAATTTTAAATCATGTAGTATTAGTTGTATGCTTATGGAAAAGTCtacaaataaatgaatatctCTAATTTTCAAGAAGGCAAAAGACCAAATAATTTTCACAATAACATCATTTCTAtcttttgaatatatataatttttattttgaattaaGTACCTAATATAAggaattaataaaatgaataattctTTAATACATGTCTCGTTATGTTTAATCTTTGCCAGactatatattaatttatataacataacaTTTGATAATGTATTAATACTAAATTTggatttgttattattttcattattattacaaggatatttttttctgtttcttaaattattattattattaatattatcgtTGTTGTCATTTTTGATCATGCCCAAGTTCATCCTTCCGTTCATGATGCTGCTATCATTTTTGTGTGTTAGAACTATGTATGTACCTTTATCacttaaattattttgtaaaaaattcctttttgcatttttttttttttctttattattgtcgatacttttaatatatataggttttttttttttatcatcattacgTATAATATCAAATGagatttttaatttattggttatttttttatcaaaatgtttaatgtttttattttcttttataacattaaatataacataatttaaaaattcatTTAAGTTGTCTTgattctttttaaaattacAATTAAGTATtgcaatattatatataatatcggttaaataatataaagaaaaataatgtaaatgattatgtataatatgttgaaataatatttctatacTATTTCTATCTCTTAATTCTgcatatttattaaagaaaaaaaatatattttgtggttcgaaatttaatatattctttagaattttatcatttgattctttatataatgaggatgttaattttattttatttctatcttttaattctttatcaaattctttattctttttatttttaatgaaataatttaaaaaaagtgtGCAGTCATAGATATTgaatttttcaattttactatcttttatgatatttaataagtttatattattctcgTAATTATTCTTCTCATTAACTTCTTCATAAAATACAGACTTCTTATAAGCTCGACTATTAATGTTATGACTAAAATGTTTATGATtacaaagatatatataattataatatttatttccacaatcatatatattattataatatatatgactaaaatatttattaccacaaggatatatatgattatcacttttcatatttacattttttaaatatatttttgttatcttatgcatatcatttttattttccttctCCACAATTCCCTCTTGGCCATATTTACTTTTCATAAAACTAAAAAATTTTCCTCTTTGTACTCTTATAGAATTTAAAATAACTACATTATATTGCTTCCTCGATTTTATCATGATAAGGATGTGAATTACTCAAAGGAAGTAATcatatcaaaaaataaaaaaaaaaaaaaaaaaatatatatatatatatatatatatatataaacattaaaTCCTAAAGTCATTtgtcaaaaaaataaataatatatatttttttttattattaagattatttttatatatatttacattgtAACAcacatgaaatatatatatatatatatatatatatatatatatatatatataaatttatttatatatacatacttaTTAAAGAACCTGTTTATTATGTTTACACTTAcccttttttataattataaatgtaACGATGTACTTTTAAAAGTTTCCTTCCtcctatatatatgtgtatatatttatatttatttatttatatttatataatttgttcttttttattgttgtaataaaaaagagtAAGATGTTTAAAGGGAATAAAATAAGAGTAGGaacaataaatatttttaatagcGCTTGGTATACAATCAAAGAAAAACTTTCAGTTTATCCTtttgaatataattataatatagatCGAAAAAATCTACTCTATAaacatttcttttataataaattggatattatttgtttacaggtccaaattaaataaatataaaatatatattataaatatataatatatatatatatattatgaacaccttatatttatttatcaaatgaaacacatatttttttataggaAGTAGATTCCTTTATGAttaatgatttaaaaaaaaaattctttgaTCATGATTTTATCTTACATACTCCTGAACATGTTAATACAAAGTCGCCAAAAAGTAACAACTGTTGTATAGCctataagtaaaaaaaaaaaaaaaaaataaaataaataaataaataattatatattatatatatatatatatatatatatatatatatatatatattaatgttatatttacacatatgtgcattttttatattttagaaAATGCTTCAAATTGATAGGAGAAAAACAATTCGATACTGAAACTTCTGTGATTAAAAATTTGATCAAGTATTCGTCTGAAAGTGGTTGCGAAGTATagttaaaaagaaaataatatataatcttATCCTCTATaaaggaataatatatatacatatataaatatatatatatatatatatatatatatatatatatattattttatattttagatACAAGATGCTTTTTTAAGAGAACTTTCAAAAAGGAAAAGTATAGCAAATATGGTTATTCTAGAGTTATCAAAAGTATGCTTAATAACAATATACCTATTaaataatacacatatatatatatatatatatatatatattttttttttttttttttttttttttttatattttttattattcaaagCAAACATACTTAGGAATTTGTAATTGTCATATTCATTGGAATCCATTATATCctgatataaaattatatcacGCATATTTAATCATAAGAGATTTCTATGAATTTATACAAAACACTGTTCAAGATATTCCTTTTAttcctttattattaataggaGATTTTAACTCAACTCCTCATATagtaaatatacaaaatgtattatatatagaaaccttaattatttttatattgatttattttattatatttcctCAGGATCATAAAAAGGAAGATGAAATTATTCAAGCAAGTGGTGTATATGAGTAAGagattttaaagaaaaatctAAGAAAGTGGATaataagttatatatatatatatatatttatatttatttatttatttcaatttTAGACTCATAACAACTGGAAGAATATCAAAAAATCACGCACACCATccagtaatatatatatatatatttatttatttatttatttgattgtttttattttttataactcatatgaaatttatattttatcagtcgttatatatttcatctcATTATAGGCACGATTAAGAAAAAGTGAAgctttttattcttatccAGAATTAAAAATCCCTCCCTTTAAAAGTGTATTCAAAGAGGTAATcatatcaaaaatataaaataaatatacaaataaaaaagaagtacttttcaaaataatatatacaacatatatatatatatatatatatatatatatatatatatataagcatctttatttttacatgtaGATAAATGGTAAGGAACCAGAATTTACCAATAAAACACCGTCTTTTGAAGGATGCAtagattatattttttacaaagaACTTATACCTAT encodes the following:
- a CDS encoding CCR4 domain-containing protein 3, putative, which produces MFKGNKIRVGTINIFNSAWYTIKEKLSVYPFEYNYNIDRKNLLYKHFFYNKLDIICLQEVDSFMINDLKKKFFDHDFILHTPEHVNTKSPKSNNCCIAYKKCFKLIGEKQFDTETSVIKNLIKYSSESGCEIQDAFLRELSKRKSIANMVILELSKQTYLGICNCHIHWNPLYPDIKLYHAYLIIRDFYEFIQNTVQDIPFIPLLLIGDFNSTPHIDHKKEDEIIQASGVYELITTGRISKNHAHHPARLRKSEAFYSYPELKIPPFKSVFKEINGKEPEFTNKTPSFEGCIDYIFYKELIPISTETIPRNLKDIKMLPNEHFPSDHIMLTSEFFIV
- a CDS encoding centrin-1, translating into MSRKNQTMIRNPNPRSKRNELNEEQKLEIKEAFDLFDTNGTGRIDAKELKVAMRALGFEPKKEDIRKIISDVDKDGSGTIDFNDFLDIMTIKMSERDPKEEILKAFRLFDDDETGKISFKNLKRVAKELGENITDEEIQEMIDEADRDGDGEINEEEFMRIMKKTNLF